The DNA segment CATCAAACTCCAATGTGAATTAATGCCCCAAAACTCACAGAAGGAGTTACAATGAGgagttttttatttccttctgctgTCAGAGGGCTTTGAAGCTGCCCCACTTCCAAGGCTCCCACCCAAAAAGCACCAGATTAACGACCTGCCCTAGGCTAAGTCTGGCAgatcccagctggagctgggttAGGGGGTTcaagccctgcctcctcctgcagcttcaTCTGCCTCCCGTGGCTCCCAAAACTCAGTGATGGctcagcagagccacagcagaggaTGCAACACAGGCCATGAAGGGGGAGAACAGTCATGGAAAAGTGTATCCAAGAAAGAGACAAGTAGACATCTCATTTTATATCATAAACAGACACGTCACAACACACCAGGTAATTTTCCAGCTCGTACAGGGACAGAAGGGCCACGAGACCACAAGACCTTACAATGCATCAGCCAAGAGGGGTTAAAAAGAGGGCCAGAGGGACATGCAGGGTCCTGAGCCTATTATGTACAAAAGtcccactgctgcctgtgggagggGCCTCCACTGAGCCCAGATTTCCACAGCAAAGACATGTCCTGGTGTTACAAACCCCCACACTCGCCTGGAGACCAAGGGATGATTCCCACGACACACGTCCCTCTTCAGACATCTGAGATTTTACTGCCaggtgaagaaaatgaaaatctgATGAAGGATGGGTTTGCAGTCAGGATAaatgtgagttttgtttcttgctCTCTCCCAGGAAAAGGCACCCCAGTCCCAGCTGGCTCCTTGTTCACACAGGGACCCACCAGGGCAGGAGAACTTCCCTTCTCACTCATTAGCCACGCTCATTAGCAATCCCTGGAGatgatcatagaatcatggaatggtttgggttggaatggaccttgaagctcatctcattccagccccttgccatgggcagggacaccttccactaccccaggttgctcccagccctgcccaacctggcctggagcacttccagggatggggcagtcaCAGTTTCTCTGAGCAATTTGAATTTCTACAATTTTCTGTGGGCAGTGATGGATTCCTGCCCGAGCTGGGGTtgagctctgctgccactcAGTGTGGTGGGTACCCACTGGCTGTGTGATTCCCTTGcactctctccctctccccccaGATCAGCACTGACCCTGCACCAGCTCAGTGACAACACACGGGCTACGAGTTAAACGCTACTGGGGCTGTCAAACCCTTTGGAAAACTGGGATTCCCCACCAATACTGACTCTTGCTTATTGCTGCATAATACACAACTGGCCCCAAAACCAGCAGAGGCACCCTGTGCCCTGAGCCAGCAGCATCCCCACACCTGCGGGTgcccctgagcccagcagggaagccacctcccagcacagagctgatcCATGACACAggggctctgtcccagccctgtgtgCCTCAAAGCCACCAAAGTGCCCTTTTTGGTGGTGATCCCAAGGATTTGGCCCCAGAGAGCCGGGCACTGTGGGCTGTGCAAGGAGCTGCCCCTCTCTTTTGCAGCTCAAAAGCCCAATCATTAATTGCTGGGTGGGAAAACGGAGGTGGAAAGCGGCCAAGGGACCTGCTGGTCTCATCCACGCGTTTTTAAGGCATATTTTGCAGGAAGGGTGTGCTCCCGTGTGACTCCAATGGCTGGAGCCAGCCGAGCTCCCTgtcatcccagctgcagctccctggggttGTGGGAGAGCAGcgggaaaggaggaaagaggAAGATGAAAGCGGGACTCGCTGACATTTATTTGGTTTGTGCATCAGACTAAAGCAGCGTTTCCTCCTTCGGATCTCTGGCTccaaaacagccccagctgctggacGGGGATGGGGCTGTCTCACTTGGATGTGACACCCGAGTGAcactggaggaggaggaggaggatggacaGCTGCAAGGTTCAACAAGTTCCATCCGTGGCCTGCTTGGAAAAGGCATTTATTATCTGTAAACCTCTGTCGTGACGTATAGAAAACTGGGAGAGGAGCGGGAGCTCAATCAAGTTTGAATCCTGGTGAGAGTTCTCCTTACAAAAATGgttagggggggaaaaaaaaaaggtggctTTGAAATCAAAACtgtcccagaaaaaaaaaaaaaaaaaaaaaaagagcatttctgCTAGTTAAAAGCCTTTAACTAGAAGAAATGTTTGTGTTTTCTCCTTTACAAACATAGTGCATCTGCGATCACTGGGAATTTCGGTCCGTCTGGGAAAGGGCCTGTGCTGGGGCTACGAGAGGCTGCTGGTGTCCCGGGAGAGCCGGGAGCGGCGTCACATCGTCACATGTGTGCTTCGGAGGCCGGGCAGCCGGGCAGCAGCTCCCCGTTCACCACCGCCTCCGACACCAGCATCTTGTCTTTGCCGGAATCCAGGCGCTGCTTCCTCAGCATCCTCTGGTGGACCAGCGGCACCACGGAGAGCACCAGGCCGCCGATGATGGGCGGCACCCCCGCAAAGTAAAAGGCCGCGTCGTAATTCCCAAAGTAATCGTTGAGGTATCCTGGAAGAGAAGAGAGGTGACGTTAGAGCCTCGTCAGTCTAATGAGCTCGTTAGTCTAATGACCTGCTTGTTCCCTCCTTGCGTCACCCACCAGATCTGGGGagatttgggtttttaaaataatcttttttttccgTTTGTGTTTCTTGGAGTTTTTACGCGGTGGATTAAGGGATGTGTGCAGCCAACACTGTGTACCAAGGGAGTGGAGAAGGAAAGCCTCAGCCGTCCTTCCTGTTTCTCCACAACAGGACAGAACCGTCCACATCCCAGACAATCCCAAATGCAAGTTGAGACGTGTTAAACCCAACACCTCTTCCCAGAGGCTTGCCAGCCAGGAGGCAGTGGGAAAGTGGGCAGGGGCTGTTCCTCTGCTGATTGTCTCCATTTGGAAGCCCTGCCCTTATGGATGTTTTATCTCCAGCTGTGAAATACATTCTGCCAGTTACAAACAATAGCCAAGCCTTTAAAACCCAACAAGGTTCTACATTTGTCTGGCAAGTTCCAACACAGCCAGGCATCCTTGGAGGATAACACATGGCCATTGATTAGCTCTGGAAAATTCCTCTGAGTGTCTCCTGCTTGGATGCTTTCCTGGGGATTAGGCCAATGCAAAAGGCCCCTTCACCCAGCAAGCCCCACTCAGGGGGTCCTGGTGCAGCACCCCCCCAGTGAGAGGTGTGTGACCCCCATGTTCCGTCCCGAGGGTGTTAGAGTGAACTTTGCTGCTGGAAGCAGAGAGATCGGAGGTGCTTATCCAGCTTTGGCTTAGCGCTGCTGATGCAGAGGTCCTGCTgctcaggggcagctctggcagagCCCTCGCTGTTAAGGACGTTGGGGTTGTTGCTGTGCTGGAACACAGACCCAGGTCTCGTGGAGGCTCAGGTGTCTCCATCTCTAACTTCAATTCTATCTAAAAGGACTTCTAGAAAATTATTATCTGCCGATTTTTAGCTCAGCTGCAAACAGAAATCACTTAATGTGACCTTGGCTCACTGTTCCCCCAATGGCCACTTTTCATCAGCATTGAGAAAAGCCCTGAGGTGGCACAAGACGTAGCATGGAGTGATGCCACCCCCATTCCTCAACCTCCACATGACCTGATAAACCAGAGAACTCAAACCAGAGCTTCTGGTCTCACACCAAACCACCACCACAGGTGAAAGCTGCCACCACCACGTCCCTGCCACCCGCTGGGTCCTGGTCCAGCCCCAGGGTGTTACCAACCTGCAATGGGCGTGCCCGCGGTCATGGGCACGGCCATCAGCCCCATGAGGTACCCTATGGCCTGGGACGCCTGCATGGGCCCCACCAGCTCGAAGGCGATGGGGGCCATGATGGTGGTGAAGAAGCCGTCGCAGAGGCCAAGGAAGAGGCAGATGACAATGACGCCCTCGAAGCCTCGGCACTGGGGGATCATCATGCACAGGAGGCCCAACAGCATGAAGGACGCAACCTGGGGGAACAGAAGTGGGCATGAGAGTGGGGATGGGCAGCAGAAGAGTCATGGAGATGACACTGAGCAGGTCAATGTCACTGCTCCCTCCCTGGACCCAGCAAAGCCatccagccaccgctcctgtCTCGGGGAGGCCCTTAAGAATAACCTTTTAAGAAGGGTTAAGAAGGATTAACTGCTGGATTAGCTGCTAGATTTCAGCAGTTTGTTCTTCAAAAACCACAAGGAGGTTAAAGGGTGTCGGTAGTTTGGGAAGAGTGGCTACCATGGAGTTTGATTGCTGAACAGACACCAGTCCCTGGGGTCAAGTGTGTAACTCCTCTTACACATCTCTGTAGTCAATTTTCTTCCCTCACAGCAGACAATGGTTGGTAAAGGCTTTGTGATTGACAGTTATTAAGCAGAGCGTGGACATTAATGCAGAGATaccagccctgccccactgtGGCTGGCCAGCACCTCCATGGAGGGCTGGACACACTGTACCTGCAGGTAAATCACACCATACCTGCAGGTAAATCCCACTGTACCTGCAGGTAAATCCCACTGTACCTGCAGGTAAATCTTCTTCAGCCCGGGAATGCAGTCGCCAATGCGGCCTGAAACCAAGCGCCCCAGCCCCGACATGGCCCCGAGGCAAACCAGGAGGATCCAGTCCTTTTTGGTTTCCTGAAATCGCTTCTCCACGTATTTAACCTAGGATGGAAGGAAGAACACAAGGACATGAGGCTGCAGTACATTCATTTCTCTCATCTCCCCAAAAGGGATGGGATTTCCTGCAGAGGGCTCATGAATTTGGGCTGGTTGTGTGACCCTCGTGTTCCCACCACACTGACCTGCACCCTCCACCCACCCCAAACTCAACAGgaccttcttctcctcctctcctgctaCTGGTGCTGGTCCTTAGGAGCGCTGGGAAGTGACCCTGGCCTACTCTGgcacagaggacacagagaggACACACAGAACCATATCTATCACAATTCCTGTTTAAAGGATGTGAAGCAGTTTCTTGGCTTCAAGGCTTTTGTGCCTCTGCCCATTTCCACCTTCCCACCTCTTCCTCACTCTGGGCAAAGGGACCTCCctccccttccagccccagccacggCTCTTACCAGGTTCATGTAAGGTACGAGGTATCCCAGGACAGCAGTAGCGATCCCAAAGGCCCAAATCCGATAGGTCTTTCTCCGGAAAACCCTCAGGTTGAAATACTTGCGGGTCTgggcccagcactgctgcctcatgcTCCGGCTGCCCATCTTGTCGTGCCCGTCGTGCTGAGAGTCACAAGAAGGCGTCAGGATGGGCCGGTAGGTCATGGACAAGAAGATCTGGATGAGCATTAAGGCACTGAGTACTTGGAAAGTGTGTGCCAGCCCAATGGCACCCCCGACCATCTTCAGGAAGAAGGGGAGCGGCACGGAGATGaggcagctgcccccggccACGATGCCGTTGGCCAGGCCCAGGCGGCGCTTGAAGTAGTGGCCGAGGATGACCAGCGAGGGCTGGaaggcaaaggagctgccacagCCAAAGAGGATCCCATATGTGAAATAACGGACTTCCAGGGACCTGGAATGACACACGTGGGAGTGGGGATGTGAGGCAGAGGTGAGGGAGCCTCCTCCCCCATGGTGCTGCAAAGGCCGAGGTGCTGTCACATGCCGCAGGTACTGCACAGACTGTCCTCGAGGAGCTTATCCCCCCACCAAAACCAGGATAATCCTCACCTAACAGCTGGCACATAAAGTCTGCAGCAAAATGAAGTGGAGCTGGGAAGTGCTTTCTGCCACCAGGAGAAGGCAGCAGCCAACCTGGCCTCCTTGGGAAGCTGACCTTACTTCAATGGATATTAAATTACAGCAAAC comes from the Passer domesticus isolate bPasDom1 chromosome 7, bPasDom1.hap1, whole genome shotgun sequence genome and includes:
- the SLC16A2 gene encoding monocarboxylate transporter 8 — translated: MEEEEEDGGGGGEAGSEAAAGGGGRGGRPGGAAGMWDRLRGSRAAGGGRSAAAMAQRDEKVPAAAAGESEPGAGAGAAAGAGAGAGAGAAAERGQSGVAAPFEPPEGGFGWVVVFAAAWCNGSIFGIHNSFGILYMMLQSDLGEGEKDPALEFKTAWVGSLAMGMIFFCSPIVSIFTDRIGCRTTAAMGATIAFIGLLSSSFTKSLEVRYFTYGILFGCGSSFAFQPSLVILGHYFKRRLGLANGIVAGGSCLISVPLPFFLKMVGGAIGLAHTFQVLSALMLIQIFLSMTYRPILTPSCDSQHDGHDKMGSRSMRQQCWAQTRKYFNLRVFRRKTYRIWAFGIATAVLGYLVPYMNLVKYVEKRFQETKKDWILLVCLGAMSGLGRLVSGRIGDCIPGLKKIYLQVASFMLLGLLCMMIPQCRGFEGVIVICLFLGLCDGFFTTIMAPIAFELVGPMQASQAIGYLMGLMAVPMTAGTPIAGYLNDYFGNYDAAFYFAGVPPIIGGLVLSVVPLVHQRMLRKQRLDSGKDKMLVSEAVVNGELLPGCPASEAHM